Part of the Geodermatophilus obscurus DSM 43160 genome is shown below.
GGTGCGGCCCGCACGTGGGCGCGGTGGTCGCCGACCCGGCGCTGCTCGTCGAGCTCGAGCCGGAGAAGCTGGCGCCGGTGCCCGACCGGGTGCCCGACCGGTTCGAGAGCGGCGGGCACGCCTTCGAGCTGCTGGCCGGGGTCCCGGCGGCCGTCGAGCACCTGGCCTCGCTGTCCGAGGACGCGTGCGGCACCCGGCGGGAGCGGCTGGAGACCTCCATGGCGGCGGTGGCGGCCTACGAGCGGGGGCTGTTCGACTGGCTGGACCAGGCGCTGCGGGCCATGCGCCACGTGCAGGTGATCGGCTCGGCCCCGCTCACCACGCCGGCGCTGTCGTTCACCGTCGCCGGGATGCGCCCGCGGCAGGTGGCCCACGAGCTGTCCCGGCGCGGCATCTGCGCGTGGGACGGCGACCTCTACGCCCGGGAGCTGTTCGACGCGCTCGGCGTCAACGAGGAGGGCGGCGCCGTGCAGCTGGGGCTGATGCACTACAACACGGCCGAGGAGGTCGGGTACCTGATCGACGCGGTCGCCGCGCTGCGCCCGCGCTGAGAAAAGACCCCCTTGCCCCCCACTGCTCGCAAGCTCGCAGCGGGCCCCTGCAAAGGGGCCGGGGACGGGGCCGCGCAGTCAGCTCACTGGGCGAGCAGCAGCACCTTCCCGACGTGCTCGCTGGCGTCGACCACCCGGTGCGCCTCGGCGGCGCGGGACATCGGCAGCCGTCGGTCGACGATGGGCCGGACGACGCCGCGCTCGACGTCGGGCCACACGTCGTGCCGCACCGCCGCGACGATCTCGGCCTTGCCGCCGGGCCCGGTCGCCGGCCGGGCCCGCAGCGTCGTGGCGTGCACCGAGGCCCGCTTGCGCATCAGCTTGCCCAGGTCCAGCTCGGCCCTGGTGCCGCCCTGCATGCCGATGCAGACCAGCCGCCCCCCGGTCGCCAGGACGTCGACGTTGCGGGCCAGGTACTTGGCACCCATGTTGTCGAGGACGACGTCGGCGCCCGCGCCGTCGGTCTCCTCCCGCACCCGCTCGACGAAGTCCTCGGCGCGGTAGTTGATGCCGACCTCGGCGCCGAGCTCGCGGCACACGTCGAGCTTGGCCTGGGTGCCCGCCGTGGTGAGCACCCGCGCGCCGGCGCGGGCGGCCAGCTGGATGGCCATCGTGCCGATGCCGCTGGACCCGCCGTGCACCAGGAAGGTGTCGCCGCGGCGCAGGCCGGCGAGCATGAAGACGTTGGACCACACGGTGCAGACGACCTCGGGCAGGGCCGCCGCGGTGGCCAGCTCCACCCCCGCGGGGCGCGGCAGCAGCTGCCCGGCCGGGACGGCGACCCGCTCGGCGTAGCCACCGCCGGACAGCAGCGCGCACACCTCGTCGCCGACCGACCAGCCGGCCACGCCCTCGCCGACCTCGCTGACCACCCCGCTGCACTCCAGGCCGAGGACGTCGCTGGCGCCGGGCGGCGGCGGGTAGGCGCCGGCCCGCTGCAGCAGGTCGGCCCGGTTCACCGCAGTGGCGACCACGTCGACGAGCACCTCGCCGGGACGCAGCACCGGATCGGGGACCTCACCCCACCCGAGCACCTCGGGGCCACCGGGTCCACTGACGGTCACCGCACGCATCCCCCGACCCTAGAAGGACCCCCTGCCCCCCACCGCTCGCGGGCCCGCGGCGGGCCCTGCAGAGGGCCACCCTCCTCGGCACGCCTCGCAGGCTCGGGGCGGGCGACCGCTGGCATCCCTCGCAGGCTCCGGGAGGTCCTGGCAGGGCCGCCGCCGGCACCCGCAGCGGCCCCCGACACCGCGACGCACCGCCCGGGGTCCCCGGCCGCCTCGGCCAGGTCGGCGAGGACCGCACCCACGGCCCGCCGGGAGACCCGCATGCCGGCGACGTCCCCGGTGTCGGAGAGGACGGCCGGCTCGTCGCCGTCGGTCAGGTGCACCGGCTGGACGATGGACCAGCTCAGGCCGCTGTCGCGGACGATCTGCTCCTGCCGATCGTGGTCGGCGATCTGAGGGCGCAGCAGGAGGGCGAAGACCAGGCGGCTGGACAGCGGCAGGCGGTCGCGGGACTCCCCGACGCCGTAGGACGACTGGACGACCAGGCGCCGGACGCCCCGCTCGGTCATGGCGGCGAGACGGCGGCCGTGCCGCGGGAGCGCACTTCCAGCGGGGTGCCGGAGCTGCCGAGCAGCCGCACGCGCAGCGGGTGCTCGCTGATGCCCACCGTCACCACGACGGCGTCCTGCCCCTGGACGGCGTGGCCGACGTCGGCCGGCACGGTGGTGTCGCCGTCCACCGCCCGGACCCCGGCGCGGCCCCCGAACACCGTGCTCGCCCGGCGGGCGAAGGCGGTCACCTCGTGTCCCCGGCCGGCGAGCGCCTCGGCCGCCGCCCGGCCCGATCCCCCGGTTGCTCCCACGACCAGCACCTTCACGTCCCTGCTCCTCTCGGTGGCGCCGGCCTCGTGGCCGGCACTCCCGATGCCGGCGAGCCGGGACCGCCGGGCCCATGACCGCACGTCCGGGGGCCGTGCCCGTTCGTCCGGACGGCCTGGACGGCGGGTACGGCCGGCGACAGGCTGGGGACGTGACCACCGACGCGGTGCCCGGCCTACCGTGGACGCCGGTGGACCCGGTCGGCGGCGTGCTCGCCGACCTGCGGATCCGGGGCGTCTTCTACTGCCGGGCGGAGGCCACCGCCCCCTGGGGCGTGGAGATGCCCGCCCTCGAGGGCTGCATGAGCTTCCACGTCGTCACCGCGGGCAGGTGCGTGCTGGAGGCCGACGGCGTGCGGTCCGTGCTGCAGCCCGGGGACCTCGCGCTGGTGCCGCACGGCCGCGGCCACCTGCTGCGCAGCGGTCCGGACGCGCCGATCGCCGGCCGGGCGGACCTGCTGCCCCAGCAGTACCTCGCGGAGCACTACTCGGTGCTGCGGCTGGACGGCGGCGGGGTGCCGGCCGGGATGGTGTGCGGCGTCGTCCAGCCCGAACGACCCGGTGCCGCTCACCTGCTGGACCTGCTGCCGCCGGTCCTGCACGTCGACGGTCGCGACGGGGCGCGCGGCGGCTGGCTGCCGGTGCTGCTCGGGGTGATCGCCGACGAGTCCCGGCACGACCGGCCGGGCTCCGAGGCGGTGGTCACCAGGCTCGCCGACGTCGTCGTCATCCAGGCCGTGCGCGCCTGGCTCGACACCGCGGCCACCGGGCCGGGCTGGCTGCGGGCTCTGCGGGACCCGCAGGTGGGGCGGGCGGTGGCCCAGCTGCACCGGGAGCCGGGGACGGCGTGGACGCTGACCCGCCTGGCCCGGGAAGCCCGGATGTCACGCTCCTCGTTCGCCGCCCGCTTCACCGAGCTGGCCGGGGAACCGGCCATGCACTACGTGGCGCGGTGGCGGATGCACCTGGCCACCGTCGCCCTGGCCGAGGGCGCGCGGGTCGGCGAGCTGGCCCGGCAGCTCGGCTACGAGTCCGAGGCCGCCTTCTCCCGGGCCTACAAGCGGGTGGTCGGGGTCCCGCCGGTCGCCGCCACCCGGCGCGACCCCGGACGTGCCGAGGCGCCGGCCGCAACGCGTGCGGCCGGCGCCCGGTGACGTGCTGGAACAGCCACCGTTCAGGGTCCCGCGCCGAGCTCGCAAGGCGTGGGGGGAACGGTGGTCCTCCTCAACCCGCCGCGCGGAGGTCCTTGCGCAGGATCTTGCCGGCCGCGGACTTCGGCACCGCCTCGATGAACTCGACGATGCGGATCTTCTTGTGCGGCGCCACCTTGCCCGCCATGTACTCGATGACCGCGTCCTGGGTGAGCGTGGAGCCGGGGGCCCGGACGACGAAGGCCTTCGGCAGCTCCTCGCCGCTCTCCTCGTCCGGCACGCCGATGACGGCCGCGTCGGCGATCTCCGGGTGGCCGATCAGCACGGCCTCGAGCTCGGCCGGGGCCACCTGGTAGCCCTTGTACTTGATCAGTTCCTTGACGCGGTCGACGACGGTGTAGCAGCCGTTCTCGTCGACGACGGCGACGTCACCGGTGTGCAGCCAGCCGTCGGCGTCGATCGTGTCGGCCGTCGCCGTGGGGTTGTTCAGGTAGCCCTTCATGACGTTCGGGCCGCGGACCCACAGCTCGCCGCGGGTGCCCGGGGCGGCGTCCTCACCGGTGGCCGGGTCGACCAGCCGGCACTCGGAGTTCGGGACGGCGAAGCCGACGGAGCCCTTGGGCACCGAGCCCGGGGCTGCACCCGGCGGCTCCGCGCCGAGGTCGGGGGTGGTGTGCGAGACCGGTGACAGCTCGGTCATGCCGTAGCCCTGGGCCACCGTGACGCCGCTGTCGGCGCCCTTGCGCAGCCGCTTCTCGGCGGCGAGGGCGAGCTGCTCGTCCAGCGGGGCGGCACCCGAGAGGACCGAGGTCAGCGACGACAGGTCGTACTGGTCGACCAGCGGGTGCTTCGCCAGCGCCAGCACGATGGGCGGCGCCACGAACGCCCGGGTGATCTTGTGGTCCTGGATGGTGCGCAGGAAGTCCTCGAGGTCGAAGCGGGGCAGCGTCACGACCGCGCCGCCCCACGCGAGGCCCTGGTTCATCAGCACGGTGAGGCCGTAGATGTGGAAGAACGGCAGGACGGCGATGATTCGCTCGTCCGCGCCGAGCTGGATCAGCGGCCGGCACTGCGCCACGTTGGCCACCAGGTTTCGGTGGGTGAGCATGACTCCCTTGGGCAGGCCCGTGGTGCCGCTGGAGTAGGGGAGCGTGACCAGGTCGTCGGCCGGGTCGAAGTCGACCTGCGCCGACGGTGCATCGGTGCTCAGCAGGTCGACCAGGGAGGCGTGGCCCTCGGCGCCGTCCATGACGACGATCTCGCCGACCGGCGCCTTCTCGACGGCGGCCAGCGCCCGGTCGAGGAACGGCGAGACGGTGATCAGGATCTTCGCGCCCGAGTCGCGCAGCTGGAAGGCGATCTCGTCGGGCGTGTACAGCGAGTTGATCGGTGACATGACGCAGCCGGCGGCGGCGATGCCGTGGAAGACCACCGGGTACCAGGGGGTGTTGGGGCAGAACATCGCGACGACGTCGCCCTTGCGCAGGCCCCGGGCGTGCAGTGCGGCGGCCACCCGGTCGACGTAGGCGGCCAGCTGGCCGTGGGTGATGACGTCGCCCCTGAGGCCGTCGATGAGCGCGGGCGCGTCGGGCTTGTCCCGACCGGCGGCGAGGACGAACTCGGGGACGGAGACGTCGGGGATCTCGACGTCGGGGTAACGGCTGGCCAGCGCCACGGGTTGAACTCCTTCGCACGTCGGTGTGGCGCCAGTCTCACATCCCTGGTGACCCGGGCCAAAGGGGGTTACCGGCTGGTACTCCGGACGTGTGGTCAGCGCGGCCCGCCTGCGGAGGGCCCGCCGCGAGCGGGCGAGGGGTGGGGCAGTGGGGTCCTCCCTCACCGCGGCCACAGCACGGACTGGGTGCAGCGGAACAGGGCGACGGTCTTGCCGGACCCCGCCGCGGTCACCACGGCGTCCCACACCTGCGTCGTCCGGCCGGCGTGCGCGTTGGTGGCCACGGTCATGACCCGGCCCTCCCGCAGCGTGCCGAGGAAGTTGCTCTTCAGCTCGATGGTGGTGAAGCCGCTCGACCCCTCCGGCAGCAGCGCCCGGGTGGCCAGCCCGCAGGCGGTGTCGGCCAGCCCGACGACGGTCGCGGCGTGCAGGTAGCCGTTGGGGGCCAGCAGTTCGGGGCGGACGTCGAGCGCGGCCTCCAGCCGGCCGGGCTCGTGGGCGGTGATCGTCAGCCCGAGCAGGCCCGGCAGGGTGCCCGGCAGCAGCGCGTTGAGCTCGTCGGCGGTGTGGAACCCGGTGGCGGCCATGACGGGGAAGGTAGCCGGGCGGCCGACCCGATGATCAGGTCAGCTGGTCGTCCCTGCTCCTCCCTCAGGACCGGTGGTGAGGGAGGAACCGCGATGACCAGGTCAGCTGATCATCTTCACGCCAGGCCGCGGGTGGTGCGCGCGGGCGGCCGGTCGCCGCGGATGGAGGCCACCATGTCCAGCGTCTGCCGGGTCGCCGCGACGTCGTGCGCGCGGAACACCGTCGCCCCGAGCCAGGCGCTGACCGCCGTCGCCGCCAGGGTGCCGGTCAGCCGCTGGTCCAGCGGGACGTCGAGGGTCTCGCCGACGAAGTCCTTGTTCGACAGCGCCACCAGCACCGGCCAGCCGGTCGCGACCAGCTCGTCCAGCCGCCGGGTGGCCTCCAGCGAGTGCCGGGTGTTCTTGCCGAAGTCGTGCCCCGGGTCGACCAGCACCCGGTCGCGGTCCACGCCCGCGGCGACCGCGGCCTCCGCGAGCGCCGTCGTCCGGGCCACCACGTCGGCCACGACGTCGTCGTAGGCGACCCGGTGCGGGCGGGTGCGCGGCGGCAGCCCGCCGGCGTGCGTGCAGACGATCCCGGCGCCGCACTCGGCCGCCACCGCCGCGAGCTCCGGCTCGACGCCGCCCCACGCGTCGTTGACGACGTCGGCGCCGGCGGCCAGCGCCTCCCGCGCCACCTCCGCCCGCCAGGTGTCGATCGAGATCGGCAGGGTGGGGTGCGCGGCGCGGATCGCGGCGACCAGGTCGACCGTGCGGCGGATCTCCTCGGCGGCGTCGACCTCCTCGCCGGGCGCGGCCTTGACGCCGCCGACGTCCACCATGTCCGCGCCCTCGGCGACCACCCGGTCGACCCGCTCGACGGCGGCGGCGAGCTCGTAGGTGGCGCCGCGGTCGTAGAAGGAGTCCGGGGTGCGGTTGACGATGGCCATCACGACCAGGGCGCCGTCCGGCACGGACAGGGCACCGAGCCGCAGCAACCCCGCTCCCCTCACCGTCGTGCCGTGTGGTGGAGTCAGCAAACCAGACCCGCGGATCAGGAGGAGGAGCTCATGGCGCAGACCACTGTCGAGGGCGTCGAGGGCGTGCTGGCGAAGGTCGGCCAGCACCTCGGGCACAGCGACTGGGTGGAGATCACCCAGGAGCAGGTGGACAAGTTCGCCGAGGCCACCCACGACCACCAGTGGATCCACGTCGACGTGGAGCGGGCGAAGAGGGAGAGCCCCTTCGGTGGCCCCATCGCCCACGGCTACCTGACGTTGTCATTGGTGTCGGCGCTGTCCGGGCAGATCATCGAGGCGACGGGCTTCCGGATGGGCGTCAACTACGGCGCCGACAAGATCCGCTTCATGTCGCCGGTGCCGGTCGGCGCCCGCGTCCGCGCCTCCGCGACCCTCGACGAGGCCAAGCAGTTCGAGGGCGGCGTGCAGATGAACCTGGGCATCACGATGGAGATCGAGAACCAGAGCAAGCCGGCGATGGTCGCCTCGATCCTCTTCCGCCGCTACCTCTGAGGGAGGCCCTCGACGGCGCCTCGGTGATCAGCTGAGCTGGTCGACCACGGTCCTGGCTCACCACCGGTGGTGAGCCAGGACCGGGCACCGTGGTCTCAGCTGGTCACCCGCCGCTGACGGCCCCTGCCGGGACCCACCGCGAGCCTGCGGGTGGTGAGGGCAGAAGGTCCTTCAGTCGGCCAGCGCCTGGTTGACCAGCTGGCGCAGGTGGTTGCGGATCGGCAGCGTGCTCGAGGGGAGCAGCTGGGTGTAGAAGCCGACGGTCACGTCCTCCACCGGGTCGACGTAGAACGCCGTGGACGCCGCCCCGCCCCAGCTGTAGTCGCCGAGGCTGGACAGCACGCCGTAGCGCACCGGGTCGATGACCATCGAGAACCCGAGCCCGAAGCCCACCCCGCGCAGCGGCGTCTCGGCGAACAGCGGCCGGCCGAAGGTCTCCAGGTCCTGGTCGCCGGGCAGGTGGTTGCGGGTCATGTAGCCGATCGTGCGGGTGCTGAGCAGCCGGCCGCCGTCGTAGGAGCCGCCGCGCCGGAGCAGCTCGACGAACCGCAGGTAGTCCCCGGCCGTGGAGACCAGCCCGCCGCCGCCGGAGAGGAAGGCCGGCTTGGCGTGCGCAGCGGCGCCCATCGCGTCGTAGGGGGCGAAGCGGGTCGGCGCACCGCCGGGCTGCCCCGGGACGGCGGCGTAGAGCCGGGCGAGCGAGTCGACGTCGTCCCCCTCGCGCAGCCCGAAGGACGTGTCGGTCATGCCCAGCGGGCGGAAGATGCGCTGCTCGAAGAACTCGTCGAGCGGGAGGCCGGAGACCACCTCGACCAGCCGGCCCAGGACGTCGGTGGAGACGCCGTAGTTCCACTCCGACCCGGGCTGGAAGACCAGCGGGATCACGGCCCACTGCCGGCAGACCTCCGCGGAGTCCGCGCCGGCGGGGGTGCCCCACTCGTGCCCGGCGGCCCGGTACATCGCGTCGACCGGGTGGGCGTGGTGGAAGCCGTAGGTCAGCCCGGAGGTGTGGGTGAGCAGGTGCCGCACCCGGATGGGCTCGACCTGGGGCTGGGTGACCGGCTTCAGTGCCGAGCCGGCCACGTAGACGCGGGTCTCGGCGAACTCGGGCAGCCACTTCGCGATCGGGTCGGAGAGCTCGAAGGCACCCTCCTCGTACAGCATCATCGCCGCGACCGAGGTGATCGGCTTGGTCATCGAGTAGATGCGCCAGCGGGTGTCCCGCTCGACGGGCAGGCCGGCCTCGACGTCGCGGTACCCGGCCGAGCTGACGTGCACCAGGTGACCGTGCCGGGCCACGGTCACCAGGTAGCCGGGCAGCTGGCCGTCGTCCACCCAGCGCGCCAGCCGTCGGTCCAGCCGGGCGAGCCGGGCGGCGTCGAAGCCGACCTCGGCCGGGTCGGTGTCCACCTCGAGTGCCGTCACGGGTCCTCCGTCCCTCGCGCCGCCCGCCGTCGGACGGCGACTGCCCAGGCATCCTGACCCACGCGGTCGTGGGCCCGGCCACAGGGGCAGCCGCCGACCCGACCCGGAGGACGGCCCCCTTGCAGGGTCCCGCCGCGAGCGTGCGAGCGGTGGGGGGCAAGGGGGTCCTTGCTCAGACGGGGACGTTGCTGGCGGCCTTCTTCAGGTTCGAGCCCGCGGTGACCTTGACCGTGTTGGCGGCGGGGATGTCGATCGACTCGCCGGTCTGCGGGTTGCGGCCGGTGCGCGCGGAGCGCTGGGTGCGCTCGACGGTCAGCAGGCCGGAGACGGCGACCTTCTCGCCGCGGGTGATGGCGTCGACGAGCTCGTCCTGGAGCCCGGTGAGCACCGAGTCGACGGTCGAGGTGGGCACGTCGGCCCGCTTGGCGATGGCGGAGACGAGTTCGGCCTTGTTCACGGGGTTCCTTCCGTGTCGATGACAGAGCGTGGCTGACCGCGCCGGACGGCGGGTCGGACCGCAGGCACGGTGCCATGCCGTACCGACAGCCCGCCACCGAGGGGGGTCGAAGGACCCTGTCGCCAGCCCCGTTCCGGGTCCTGCTGGCCTCCCTGCAGGCGGAAGAACCCCCTCCTCCCGACCGCTCGCACGCTCGCGGTGGTGCCCGGGAGGGGGCCGAGCGACGGGGGGGCAGGGAGGTCCTTCCTCTAGCGTGAGGGGGTGCCAGTGATCCCCGGGACCGACCTCACCGTCAGCGACCTCTGCCTGGGCGGCAACGTGTTCGGCTGGACGGCGGACGAGCCGACGTCCTTCGCCGTGCTGGACCGGTTCACCGACGCGACGGTCAGCACCCTGGCCCCGTTCGTCGACACCGCGGAGTCCTACGGCCGAGGCGCGTCGGAGGAGATCCTCGGCAACTGGATGACCGAGCGGGGCCTGCACGACCGGATGGTGGTGGCGACCAAGGCGTCGCGCCTGGAGAAGGAGCACCCGCTGTCGGCGGCGGAGATCCGGACGGCGGTCGAGGGGTCGCTGCGCCGGCTGCAGACCGACCGGATCGACCTCTACTACGCGCACTACGACGACGGGAGCACGCCGCTCGAGGAGACGCTGCGTGCCTTCGACGAGCTCGTGCAGGCGGGCAAGGTCCGGTACGTCGCGGCGTCGAACTACTCGCCGGACCGGCTCACCGAGGCGCTGGAGACCTCCGGGCGGCGTGGGCTGACCCGGTACGTGGCGCTGCAGCCGCACTACAACCTCATGGAGCGGGCGGTCTACGAGGACGGGCTGCGCGACGTCGTGGCCGCCCACGAGCTGGGCGTGCTGCCCTACTACGCGCTGGCCAAGGGCTTCCTGACCGGCAAGTACCGGGCCGGTGAGCAGGTCGACTCGCCGCGGGCGGAGGGCGCCTCGGCCTACGTGGGGGAGCGCGGCGACCGGGTGCTGGCCGCGCTGCGGCAGGTGGCGGAGGCGCACGGGGTGACGGTCGCCGCGGTGGCGCTGCGCTGGCTGGCCGACCGTCCGACCGTCGTCTCGCCGATCGCCAGCGGCCGGTCGGTGGAGCAGCTGGCCGACCTGCTGCCCATGCAGGACCTGGTGCTCACCGAGGAGCAGACGCAGGCGCTGGACACCGCCTCCGCCTGAGAGAGGACGCCGTCCTCCCCACCGTTCGCAGGCTCAGGGCGGGGCCCGGGACGGGGCCGACGAAGGCAGGGGAGGTCCTCTCTCAGGAGCGGGCGACGGCCGTGGCGAGGTCCTCGACGCG
Proteins encoded:
- a CDS encoding NAD(P)H-quinone oxidoreductase, whose protein sequence is MRAVTVSGPGGPEVLGWGEVPDPVLRPGEVLVDVVATAVNRADLLQRAGAYPPPPGASDVLGLECSGVVSEVGEGVAGWSVGDEVCALLSGGGYAERVAVPAGQLLPRPAGVELATAAALPEVVCTVWSNVFMLAGLRRGDTFLVHGGSSGIGTMAIQLAARAGARVLTTAGTQAKLDVCRELGAEVGINYRAEDFVERVREETDGAGADVVLDNMGAKYLARNVDVLATGGRLVCIGMQGGTRAELDLGKLMRKRASVHATTLRARPATGPGGKAEIVAAVRHDVWPDVERGVVRPIVDRRLPMSRAAEAHRVVDASEHVGKVLLLAQ
- a CDS encoding NAD(P)-binding oxidoreductase produces the protein MTERGVRRLVVQSSYGVGESRDRLPLSSRLVFALLLRPQIADHDRQEQIVRDSGLSWSIVQPVHLTDGDEPAVLSDTGDVAGMRVSRRAVGAVLADLAEAAGDPGRCVAVSGAAAGAGGGPARTSRSLRGMPAVARPEPARRAEEGGPLQGPPRARERWGAGGPSRVGGCVR
- a CDS encoding NAD(P)H-binding protein — its product is MKVLVVGATGGSGRAAAEALAGRGHEVTAFARRASTVFGGRAGVRAVDGDTTVPADVGHAVQGQDAVVVTVGISEHPLRVRLLGSSGTPLEVRSRGTAAVSPP
- a CDS encoding AraC family transcriptional regulator; its protein translation is MTTDAVPGLPWTPVDPVGGVLADLRIRGVFYCRAEATAPWGVEMPALEGCMSFHVVTAGRCVLEADGVRSVLQPGDLALVPHGRGHLLRSGPDAPIAGRADLLPQQYLAEHYSVLRLDGGGVPAGMVCGVVQPERPGAAHLLDLLPPVLHVDGRDGARGGWLPVLLGVIADESRHDRPGSEAVVTRLADVVVIQAVRAWLDTAATGPGWLRALRDPQVGRAVAQLHREPGTAWTLTRLAREARMSRSSFAARFTELAGEPAMHYVARWRMHLATVALAEGARVGELARQLGYESEAAFSRAYKRVVGVPPVAATRRDPGRAEAPAATRAAGAR
- a CDS encoding 4-coumarate--CoA ligase family protein, whose protein sequence is MALASRYPDVEIPDVSVPEFVLAAGRDKPDAPALIDGLRGDVITHGQLAAYVDRVAAALHARGLRKGDVVAMFCPNTPWYPVVFHGIAAAGCVMSPINSLYTPDEIAFQLRDSGAKILITVSPFLDRALAAVEKAPVGEIVVMDGAEGHASLVDLLSTDAPSAQVDFDPADDLVTLPYSSGTTGLPKGVMLTHRNLVANVAQCRPLIQLGADERIIAVLPFFHIYGLTVLMNQGLAWGGAVVTLPRFDLEDFLRTIQDHKITRAFVAPPIVLALAKHPLVDQYDLSSLTSVLSGAAPLDEQLALAAEKRLRKGADSGVTVAQGYGMTELSPVSHTTPDLGAEPPGAAPGSVPKGSVGFAVPNSECRLVDPATGEDAAPGTRGELWVRGPNVMKGYLNNPTATADTIDADGWLHTGDVAVVDENGCYTVVDRVKELIKYKGYQVAPAELEAVLIGHPEIADAAVIGVPDEESGEELPKAFVVRAPGSTLTQDAVIEYMAGKVAPHKKIRIVEFIEAVPKSAAGKILRKDLRAAG
- a CDS encoding PaaI family thioesterase — translated: MAATGFHTADELNALLPGTLPGLLGLTITAHEPGRLEAALDVRPELLAPNGYLHAATVVGLADTACGLATRALLPEGSSGFTTIELKSNFLGTLREGRVMTVATNAHAGRTTQVWDAVVTAAGSGKTVALFRCTQSVLWPR
- the folP gene encoding dihydropteroate synthase, yielding MRGAGLLRLGALSVPDGALVVMAIVNRTPDSFYDRGATYELAAAVERVDRVVAEGADMVDVGGVKAAPGEEVDAAEEIRRTVDLVAAIRAAHPTLPISIDTWRAEVAREALAAGADVVNDAWGGVEPELAAVAAECGAGIVCTHAGGLPPRTRPHRVAYDDVVADVVARTTALAEAAVAAGVDRDRVLVDPGHDFGKNTRHSLEATRRLDELVATGWPVLVALSNKDFVGETLDVPLDQRLTGTLAATAVSAWLGATVFRAHDVAATRQTLDMVASIRGDRPPARTTRGLA
- a CDS encoding MaoC family dehydratase; the protein is MAQTTVEGVEGVLAKVGQHLGHSDWVEITQEQVDKFAEATHDHQWIHVDVERAKRESPFGGPIAHGYLTLSLVSALSGQIIEATGFRMGVNYGADKIRFMSPVPVGARVRASATLDEAKQFEGGVQMNLGITMEIENQSKPAMVASILFRRYL
- a CDS encoding serine hydrolase domain-containing protein; this encodes MTALEVDTDPAEVGFDAARLARLDRRLARWVDDGQLPGYLVTVARHGHLVHVSSAGYRDVEAGLPVERDTRWRIYSMTKPITSVAAMMLYEEGAFELSDPIAKWLPEFAETRVYVAGSALKPVTQPQVEPIRVRHLLTHTSGLTYGFHHAHPVDAMYRAAGHEWGTPAGADSAEVCRQWAVIPLVFQPGSEWNYGVSTDVLGRLVEVVSGLPLDEFFEQRIFRPLGMTDTSFGLREGDDVDSLARLYAAVPGQPGGAPTRFAPYDAMGAAAHAKPAFLSGGGGLVSTAGDYLRFVELLRRGGSYDGGRLLSTRTIGYMTRNHLPGDQDLETFGRPLFAETPLRGVGFGLGFSMVIDPVRYGVLSSLGDYSWGGAASTAFYVDPVEDVTVGFYTQLLPSSTLPIRNHLRQLVNQALAD
- a CDS encoding HU family DNA-binding protein; amino-acid sequence: MNKAELVSAIAKRADVPTSTVDSVLTGLQDELVDAITRGEKVAVSGLLTVERTQRSARTGRNPQTGESIDIPAANTVKVTAGSNLKKAASNVPV
- a CDS encoding aldo/keto reductase — translated: MPVIPGTDLTVSDLCLGGNVFGWTADEPTSFAVLDRFTDATVSTLAPFVDTAESYGRGASEEILGNWMTERGLHDRMVVATKASRLEKEHPLSAAEIRTAVEGSLRRLQTDRIDLYYAHYDDGSTPLEETLRAFDELVQAGKVRYVAASNYSPDRLTEALETSGRRGLTRYVALQPHYNLMERAVYEDGLRDVVAAHELGVLPYYALAKGFLTGKYRAGEQVDSPRAEGASAYVGERGDRVLAALRQVAEAHGVTVAAVALRWLADRPTVVSPIASGRSVEQLADLLPMQDLVLTEEQTQALDTASA